The following are encoded together in the Pectobacterium punjabense genome:
- the pstA gene encoding phosphate ABC transporter permease PstA codes for MKRWFRSGRPWVWLTASSISISLLAMLAIIVLLAGQGMRYLWPQPVWLLTLQPEQGVQRALMGEIYAEQTLSPSQLQQANLASLSGKEETRYLIKIGQREIHGQSFRTLLSRDIAHFDKPADILVLKRTNNGTAYGYLAGMLEGEQPLVATDLSATLRHRVEQVQGLLAKTQTIRMGEMAKINQQFETLRLEEKKRQQAKTLDNQALARLQAERIELQRRFDELSRQLTALNLDINRDTVQLRDANGSVHLIPLKDIEQVWYPNAMSLWEKARHWGYQAKYMLMHYSPDSNSAGQLFPAIFGTVLMVVLMSIVVMPLGVIAAVYLHEYAGKNSLTRWVRIAVVNLAGVPSIVYGVFGLGFFVYLIGGTLDQLFYSEALPNPTFGTPGLLWASLTLALLTLPVVIVATEEGLSRIPMSVRHGSLALGATKAETLWHVVLPMAVPAMMTGLILAVARAAGETAPLMLVGVVKSVPVLPVDDIFPYLHLERKFMHLGFQIYDLAFQSPDVEAARPLVYITALLLVLIVVGLNLAAIGIRHVLREKYRSLSL; via the coding sequence GTGAAGCGCTGGTTCCGTTCAGGAAGACCGTGGGTGTGGCTGACCGCATCATCAATTTCTATCAGCCTGTTGGCCATGCTAGCGATTATCGTGCTGTTGGCGGGGCAGGGAATGCGTTATTTGTGGCCGCAGCCCGTCTGGCTACTGACGTTACAGCCTGAACAGGGTGTGCAACGCGCGTTGATGGGGGAAATTTATGCCGAACAGACGCTTTCGCCTTCGCAGTTGCAACAGGCCAATTTAGCGTCTTTGTCTGGTAAGGAAGAAACCCGCTATTTGATCAAAATCGGCCAACGTGAAATTCATGGGCAAAGCTTTCGCACGCTGCTGTCCCGCGACATTGCTCACTTTGATAAACCTGCCGACATTCTGGTATTGAAACGAACCAATAATGGCACCGCCTACGGTTATCTGGCTGGGATGCTGGAGGGAGAGCAACCACTAGTGGCGACGGATCTCTCCGCAACCCTACGGCATCGCGTCGAGCAGGTTCAGGGATTGCTCGCGAAGACGCAGACAATCCGCATGGGCGAGATGGCAAAGATTAACCAGCAGTTTGAGACGCTACGGCTGGAAGAGAAAAAGCGACAGCAGGCAAAGACACTGGACAATCAGGCGCTAGCCCGTCTTCAGGCAGAACGTATCGAACTGCAACGCCGTTTTGATGAGCTATCGCGCCAGTTAACTGCACTTAATCTGGATATTAATCGCGATACGGTGCAGTTACGGGATGCTAACGGTAGTGTCCATCTTATCCCGCTCAAAGACATTGAGCAGGTCTGGTATCCTAATGCAATGAGCTTGTGGGAAAAAGCCCGCCATTGGGGCTATCAGGCGAAATACATGCTGATGCACTACTCGCCGGACAGTAATAGCGCGGGTCAACTTTTCCCTGCCATTTTTGGTACGGTATTAATGGTAGTGCTGATGTCTATTGTCGTGATGCCACTGGGGGTGATCGCTGCGGTTTACCTACATGAATATGCAGGAAAAAATAGTTTAACGCGCTGGGTGCGGATTGCGGTGGTTAATCTGGCCGGTGTGCCATCAATTGTTTACGGTGTATTCGGATTAGGTTTTTTTGTTTACCTCATCGGCGGCACGTTGGATCAACTGTTCTACTCTGAAGCATTGCCGAACCCGACATTTGGTACGCCGGGGCTGCTGTGGGCGTCGCTGACGCTGGCATTGCTAACGCTGCCAGTGGTGATTGTGGCGACAGAGGAAGGGTTGTCACGGATTCCGATGTCCGTGCGCCACGGTTCGCTGGCGCTGGGGGCAACCAAAGCCGAAACGCTGTGGCACGTTGTCTTGCCGATGGCGGTTCCCGCAATGATGACGGGGTTGATCCTCGCGGTGGCGCGTGCCGCAGGAGAAACCGCGCCGCTGATGTTGGTCGGCGTGGTGAAGTCGGTGCCCGTCTTACCGGTTGATGATATTTTCCCTTATCTGCATCTTGAGCGAAAATTTATGCATCTGGGCTTTCAAATCTACGATTTGGCGTTCCAAAGCCCGGATGTGGAAGCGGCAAGGCCGCTGGTGTATATCACCGCGCTGCTGCTGGTATTGATTGTTGTCGGGTTGAATCTTGCTGCGATTGGGATTCGCCATGTTTTGCGTGAGAAATACCGTTCGTTATCACTCTGA
- a CDS encoding YolA family protein produces MRKKIYIGFAFSMLVSAVFPAYSQGMEEPVAEAITAFDSPLLENPTSANESSSQHYKPLRAPAPALSSVYVYAVASTQNGGAWEYIGPNKSITAQDHGGAQLRIAVLEVGYGNHRFASVGGLDKKSYQVNGVCIVRGNYSESCPVGATYVGWMVYFNGDGMQSGNFRYQSTSTNPPFRTLSTSLNIR; encoded by the coding sequence ATGAGAAAGAAAATATATATTGGTTTTGCATTCAGTATGTTGGTTAGTGCTGTATTTCCGGCTTATTCTCAGGGTATGGAAGAGCCGGTGGCGGAAGCAATTACAGCATTTGATTCTCCGCTTCTGGAGAACCCAACATCTGCAAATGAATCCTCTTCTCAGCACTATAAACCTCTTCGTGCGCCAGCGCCTGCATTGAGTTCTGTCTATGTCTACGCCGTGGCATCAACACAGAATGGTGGAGCCTGGGAATATATTGGTCCAAATAAATCGATAACGGCTCAGGACCATGGTGGGGCACAACTGCGCATTGCGGTGCTGGAAGTCGGTTATGGGAACCATCGTTTTGCTTCGGTTGGTGGTCTAGACAAGAAATCCTATCAGGTTAATGGCGTTTGTATTGTTCGTGGTAATTACAGCGAGTCATGCCCCGTTGGGGCGACTTATGTAGGATGGATGGTTTATTTCAATGGCGATGGCATGCAGTCTGGCAATTTCCGCTATCAATCCACTTCTACTAATCCTCCTTTTAGAACGCTTAGCACTTCACTGAATATTCGATAA
- a CDS encoding helix-turn-helix domain-containing protein, protein MKFSTMNEGEIITELCRRIKDARIQQRLSQVDLAERAGLGIATIKRAEMGESITLSSLLSILRGLNRLHQIEGVLFDAEVESFHAQISGEKKQTPLRIRKKAATFPAKALAKHENIKKPANSTVDWYIAAAENNIVWSLPESDKK, encoded by the coding sequence ATGAAATTCAGCACCATGAACGAAGGCGAAATTATTACCGAACTGTGCCGGAGAATAAAAGATGCCAGAATCCAGCAGCGTTTATCACAGGTTGATCTCGCTGAGCGGGCAGGGCTGGGGATTGCAACGATCAAACGGGCTGAAATGGGTGAATCCATTACGCTCAGCAGCCTGCTCTCTATTCTACGTGGGCTGAACCGTCTGCATCAGATTGAAGGTGTGCTCTTCGATGCGGAAGTCGAATCTTTTCATGCGCAGATCAGCGGTGAGAAAAAACAGACGCCGCTGCGTATCAGGAAGAAAGCGGCGACGTTTCCTGCCAAAGCGCTCGCCAAACATGAAAACATCAAGAAACCAGCTAACAGCACTGTGGACTGGTACATCGCGGCTGCTGAAAACAATATTGTCTGGTCGCTGCCTGAAAGTGATAAAAAATAA
- the pstB gene encoding phosphate ABC transporter ATP-binding protein PstB, with amino-acid sequence MGFMTQKEMAPLPDVHQLSDEQTTLTVEHLNLYYGNKQALNDISIRIPKHQVTALIGPSGCGKSTLLRCFNRMNDLVDDCRTEGDIRLNGMPINDPQLDVAVLRRRIGMVFQRPNPFPKSIYENVIYGLRLQGLRDRRLLDDAVERALRAAALWHEVKDRLSDNALTLSSGQQQRLVIARAIAIEPEVLLLDEPTSALDPISTLIVEELMGTLKQHFTLVLVTHNMQQAARVSDYTAFINQGKLIEYNRTDDLFTSPIQRRTEDYITGRFG; translated from the coding sequence ATGGGATTTATGACACAAAAGGAGATGGCACCGCTGCCTGATGTTCATCAACTGAGTGATGAACAGACGACGTTAACCGTGGAACATCTGAATCTGTACTATGGCAATAAACAGGCATTGAACGATATTTCTATTCGCATCCCGAAGCATCAGGTCACGGCGCTGATTGGGCCGTCTGGCTGTGGTAAATCTACGCTTTTACGCTGCTTTAATCGCATGAACGATCTGGTGGATGACTGCCGTACCGAAGGTGATATCAGGCTGAATGGTATGCCAATTAACGACCCTCAGTTGGATGTTGCGGTGTTACGTCGCCGCATCGGTATGGTTTTTCAGCGTCCTAATCCGTTTCCCAAGTCGATCTATGAAAATGTGATTTATGGCCTGAGATTACAGGGGCTGCGCGATCGTCGCTTACTGGATGATGCCGTTGAGCGTGCGCTGCGGGCAGCGGCACTATGGCACGAGGTAAAGGATCGGCTAAGTGACAATGCGCTCACGCTATCTAGCGGACAGCAGCAGCGTTTAGTGATCGCTCGGGCGATCGCTATTGAACCAGAAGTGCTGCTGTTGGATGAGCCGACTTCTGCGCTCGATCCGATTTCGACGCTGATTGTCGAGGAGCTGATGGGAACGCTAAAACAGCACTTTACGCTGGTATTAGTGACACACAATATGCAGCAGGCGGCTCGTGTGTCGGATTACACCGCGTTTATCAATCAGGGTAAATTAATTGAGTACAACCGTACTGATGATTTATTTACCTCTCCGATACAGCGTCGCACAGAAGATTATATTACTGGGCGATTTGGTTAG